From one Perca flavescens isolate YP-PL-M2 chromosome 19, PFLA_1.0, whole genome shotgun sequence genomic stretch:
- the LOC114545444 gene encoding signal-regulatory protein beta-2-like, translated as MLFTNCKSQADAGVNPISDSGVQQRESEPVQPVDSVTLSCSVHTGRCAAEHISVTWLKNSHHSAPQMIYYSGNKSCRRTESGETSCVYELLLRNLSSDDAGTFYCVLTSCGQMLFGNGTRIIVHRDVAFTESVDLSPTFIALMLSNTVLGIGTLVLVWTLCKNHKKDPTAASGSRDGSLEANQPGDAVMYAAVCSAPRGSSCRTAPVEYSSDAVVYSHVKYSQQD; from the exons atgcttttcaccaactgcaagagccaggcggacgcag GTGTGAACCCGATCAGTGACTCTGGCGTCCAGCAGCGGGAGTCTGAACCCGTCCAGCCAGTAGACTCTGTGACTCTCAGTTGTTCTGTTCACACTGGCCGCTGTGCAGCAGAACACATTAGTGTCACGTGGCTGAAAAACTCTCATCACTCTGCTCCGCAAATGATCTACTACTCTGGAAATAAGAGCTGCCGGAGGACTGAGAGTGGAGAGACTAGCTGTGTGTACGAGCTTCTCCTGAGGAACCTCAGCTCTGATGATGCTGGAACCTTCTACTGTGTCCTGACTTCATGTGGACAGATGCTGTTTGGAAACGGGACCAGGATTATTGTTCACA GAGATGTTGCCTTCACCGAATCAGTTGATCTGAGTCCAACGTTTATTGCACTGATGCTGTCAAACACCGTTCTTGGGATTGGGACACTTGTGCTCGTATGGACACTTTGCAAAAACCACAAGAAAGATCCCACAG CTGCATCCGGATCCAGGGATGGATCTCTTGAAGCCAATCAG CCTGGAGATGCAGTGATGTACGCAGCAGTGTGTTCTGCTCCCAGAGGCTCCTCCTGCAGAACAGCTCCAGTGGAATACAGTAGCGACGCCGTAGTTTATTC